In Pseudoalteromonas rubra, a genomic segment contains:
- a CDS encoding non-ribosomal peptide synthetase, whose product MCHWTHYLLSEQQITPEALIGVCSSRSVEMMVSMLAILKAGGAYVPLDPNYPASRLSYMAVDAGLKQVIGYGSGLAVAQSLMSEQAGTAIDIAALELDDYPLHNPALDEVSSDSLAYVIYTSGSTGQPKGVLTPHRAVQRLISTPHFMTLDSDTVFLHSANIAFDAATIELWGPLLNGGRCVLYPQDQLDIHALNTLIDSQAINSMWLTAGLFSEWSHHCDGRTSLRYVLAGGDIVHGADVMRVQQALPQAQVINGYGPTENTTFSCCYAIPTLHESQDIAIGTPLNGDQALVLSDDLSLVPYGSVGELCVGGDGLALGYLNQPELTAERFIDNPFYDSEVAGSSKRLYRTGDLVRYLADGNLAFVGRADDQIKIRGFRVELGEIAQQLSRQTQVDSALVLAKNGPAGTYLVAYVQPVETIAEQAQPEFMTQTLATLAQTLPDYMVPKLGVVIDDWPLTANGKVNKKALPEADSSALQDTYVAPENDIEQTLCEIWSQLLGIAHQDISTQSHFFNLGGHSLLVVKLATQVRETFNIEFSIQELYDATRICDQAVHIEYLQLKSNRDTQTEACEELEW is encoded by the coding sequence ATGTGCCACTGGACCCATTACCTGCTGAGTGAGCAACAGATCACACCTGAAGCCCTGATAGGGGTATGCAGCAGCCGTTCGGTGGAGATGATGGTGAGCATGCTGGCGATACTCAAAGCCGGTGGCGCGTATGTGCCACTGGACCCGAATTACCCGGCCAGCCGCCTGAGTTATATGGCGGTTGATGCAGGTCTGAAGCAAGTGATTGGGTATGGCAGTGGTCTGGCCGTGGCCCAGAGCCTGATGAGCGAACAGGCAGGCACCGCCATAGATATTGCGGCCCTTGAATTGGATGATTATCCGCTGCACAACCCCGCTCTGGATGAGGTTAGCAGTGACAGTCTGGCTTATGTGATTTATACCTCAGGCTCAACGGGTCAGCCCAAAGGCGTGCTGACCCCACATCGTGCGGTACAGCGTCTTATTAGCACGCCGCATTTTATGACGCTGGACAGCGACACGGTATTCCTGCACAGCGCCAACATTGCCTTTGATGCGGCAACCATAGAGCTGTGGGGACCTTTACTCAATGGCGGACGTTGTGTGCTGTATCCGCAGGACCAGCTGGACATTCATGCACTCAATACACTGATTGATAGTCAGGCCATTAACAGCATGTGGCTGACGGCCGGTCTGTTCAGTGAGTGGAGCCACCACTGTGACGGTCGCACTTCTCTGCGTTATGTGCTGGCTGGCGGCGATATAGTCCACGGCGCCGATGTGATGCGGGTGCAGCAGGCATTACCGCAGGCACAAGTTATTAACGGCTATGGTCCGACGGAAAACACCACCTTCAGCTGTTGTTACGCGATACCGACATTACATGAAAGTCAGGATATTGCCATTGGTACGCCGCTGAATGGCGATCAGGCCCTGGTGCTGAGTGATGACCTGAGCCTGGTACCGTATGGCAGTGTGGGTGAATTGTGTGTAGGTGGCGACGGTCTTGCACTGGGTTATCTGAATCAACCTGAGCTGACGGCCGAGCGCTTTATTGACAATCCATTTTATGACTCTGAGGTGGCAGGCAGCTCGAAACGCTTGTATCGCACCGGCGATTTAGTGCGCTACCTGGCCGATGGCAACCTGGCCTTCGTGGGCCGTGCCGACGACCAAATCAAAATTCGCGGTTTCCGGGTTGAGCTGGGCGAGATAGCTCAGCAGTTAAGCCGCCAGACACAAGTAGACAGTGCACTGGTGCTGGCCAAAAACGGCCCGGCAGGCACCTATTTAGTGGCGTACGTCCAGCCAGTTGAGACCATCGCAGAGCAAGCACAGCCAGAGTTTATGACTCAGACGCTGGCTACGCTGGCACAAACTTTACCGGATTACATGGTGCCTAAGCTGGGTGTGGTGATTGACGACTGGCCACTGACGGCCAACGGTAAAGTGAACAAAAAAGCCCTGCCCGAAGCTGATAGCAGCGCGCTTCAGGATACCTATGTGGCACCTGAAAATGACATTGAGCAGACCTTGTGTGAGATCTGGTCTCAGCTGTTGGGCATAGCGCATCAGGACATCAGCACGCAAAGCCACTTCTTCAACCTGGGCGGCCATTCGCTGCTGGTCGTGAAACTGGCAACTCAGGTGCGTGAAACCTTCAACATTGAGTTCAGTATTCAGGAGCTCTACGACGCAACCAGGATCTGCGATCAGGCGGTCCACATTGAATATTTGCAGCTTAAGTCTAATCGCGACACGCAAACAGAAGCGTGTGAAGAGCTGGAATGGTAA